Proteins from one Porites lutea chromosome 3, jaPorLute2.1, whole genome shotgun sequence genomic window:
- the LOC140930529 gene encoding uncharacterized protein: MRECHEHILQKLIVELVKDLEPEPLLRCLYQKGIIDRDDMDEVRSKKIRKDVNEDLIFMLMRRGPEAFSNLVEGLQRKQPFLACSLLKEENKRLLELEIELENLKIQTEELKTNLQRFEENKRLQDNRVAELETELEEVKTLRDLVEQEKSKQSIKCEALETHTNELKTKLQSSELEVNKLLHKCENLEAQLQLLRTALQDANLPENSSQLDQRNDTLEGRLPGLQSSKDDFEDCLFDDSSGRQSQRVECKRTSRCQKSRTSTRLRSESSQTKEYHFRYEGDFDTKGVIHYLGFNAGVSMWLNPAQVPSSGVKVTYCDGNGRGDPENILEYFTPGNSSTRSGWCLDLGDYYTLRLTDYTVRQLGSNDRNFLQNFELLGRLCNDDDWCVLGRHHQVDWRSQRFSHMLSGNKDLSYKTKTWAVKGEVRAYRQFKIVQIKDMSTSVPGTHAMSLAGIELYGVLSVPYLD; encoded by the exons ATGAGGGAATGCCACGAACATATTCTACAAAAGCTCATTGTAGAACTCGTTAAGGATTTAGAACCAGAACCGCTGTTACGTTGTTTGTATCAGAAGGGAATTATAGATCGAGATGACATGGACGAGGTACGAAGTAAGAAAATACGTAAGGACGTAAACGAGGATTTAATTTTCATGCTGATGAGAAGAGGTCCGGAAGCTTTTTCAAATCTTGTTGAGGGACTGCAAAGGAAACAACCATTTCTGGCGTGCTCACTTTTGAAAGAAG AGAACAAGAGGCTCTTAGAACTCGAAATTGAACTCGAAAATTTGAAAATCCAAACAGAGGAACTGAAAACCAATTTGCAGCGTTTTGAAGAGAACAAACGTTTAC AAGACAACCGAGTCGCTGAACTTGAAACCGAACTCGAAGAAGTTAAAACTCTGCGAGATCTTGTGGAACAAGAGAAAAGCAAACAGTCCATCAAGTGTGAAGCGTTAGAAACACATACAAATGAGCTAAAGACCAAACTACAGAGTTCAGAATTGGAGGTGAACAAACTCTTACATAAGTGTGAGAACTTAGAAGCACAGCTGCAACTGTTGCGGACAGCGTTACAGGACGCAAACTTGCCGGAAAATTCAAGCCAGCTCGATCAAAGGAACGACACACTTGAAG GACGATTGCCCGGTCTGCAAAGTTCTAAGGATGATTTTGAAGACTGTCTATTCGATGACTCATCGGGAAGACAGTCGCAACGAGTGGAGTGTAAACGAACTTCTCGGTGTCAAAAAAGCAGAACTTCGACACGGCTAAGAAGCGAATCATCACAAACTAAAGAAT ATCATTTCAGGTATGAGGGAGACTTTGATACTAAAGGTGTCATTCACTACCTCGGTTTCAATGCCGGAGTCAGTATGTGGCTGAATCCTGCTCAAGTACCGTCATCCGGAGTGAAAGTAACCTACTGCGATGGTAATGGTCGTGGAGACCCTGAAAATATCTTGGAATATTTCACTCCCGGCAACAGTTCCACACGATCGGGATGGTGTCTGGATTTGGGAGATTACTACACGCTGCGGCTTACCGACTACACTGTGAGGCAGCTTGGAAGCAATGACAGGAACTTTCTACAAAACTTTGAACTCCTTGGTAGGCTTTGTAATGACGATGATTGGTGTGTGCTGGGCAGGCATCATCAAGTTGATTGGAGGTCGCAGCGTTTTTCACATATGCTGTCAGGAAATAAAGACTTGTcatataaaacaaaaacgtgGGCTGTGAAAGGAGAAGTAAGAGCTTACCGCCAGTTCAAGATAGTCCAGATAAAAGACATGTCGACCAGTGTGCCAGGCACGCATGCTATGTCCCTGGCTGGTATCGAGTTATATGGAGTACTTAGTGTGCCATATTTGGACtag